From Callospermophilus lateralis isolate mCalLat2 chromosome 5, mCalLat2.hap1, whole genome shotgun sequence, a single genomic window includes:
- the LOC143641724 gene encoding olfactory receptor 14C36-like: protein MANSTMVTKFLLVGSPDGWDLSFLYFTVFPMTYLGTLLGNLLIVTVTTADQNLHTPMYFFLRNLSILDMCYILVTVPSACVNSLTGNRAISGAGCATQTFLVFFCAYVEMLFLTIMAWDRYLAICQPLQYLFIMNPQICVRMTLATLISGVLYAGMHTGNTFRLSFCQSNVVYQFFCDVPSLLRLSCSDTTSNMILILVSIIVVGGGCFAIIIMSYIHIFSAVLKFPTRAPGKAFSTCTPHILVVSVFLSSGTAVYLRSSATSDTLQDMVLSAFYIMVPPFLNPLIYSLRNKQVKEAVRRVMQRQLFSGK, encoded by the coding sequence ATGGCCAATTCCACCATGGTAACTAAATTTCTCCTCGTGGGCTCTCCTGATGGCTGGGATCTGAGTTTCCTCTATTTCACAGTATTCCCAATGACCTACCTGGGTACCCTGTTAGGGAACCTTCTCATCGTCACTGTCACCACTGCTGACCAGAACCTGCAcacacccatgtacttcttcctcaggaACCTGTCCATCTTGGACATGTGCTACATTTTAGTCACTGTCCCCAGTGCCTGTGTCAACTCTCTCACTGGCAACAGGGCCATTTCAGGGGCTGGCTGTGCAACACAGACCTTCCTGGTCTTTTTTTGTGCATATGTGGAGATGCTATTTCTTACCATCATGGCCTGGGACCGCTATTTGGCCATCTGCCAGCCCCTTCAGTACCTCTTCATCATGAACCCCCAGATTTGTGTCCGCATGACCCTGGCCACCCTGATCAGTGGTGTGCTGTATGCAGGTATGCACACTGGGAACACATTCCGGCTGTCATTCTGCCAGTCAAACGTGGTCTATCAGTTCTTCTGTGATGTCCCCTCTCTGCTGAGGCTCTCCTGCTCTGACACCACCAGCAACATGATTCTTATTCTTGTCTCTATTATAGTTGTTGGTGGTGGCTGCTTTGCTATAATAATCATgtcatatattcacatattttctgctGTGCTGAAATTTCCCACCAGAGCCCCAGGGAAGGCCTTCTCCACCTGCACCCCTCACATCCTCGTGGTGTCCGTCTTCCTGAGTTCTGGCACAGCTGTGTACCTGAGGTCCTCAGCAACCTCTGACACTCTCCAGGACATGGTTCTCTCTGCCTTTTACATCATGGTTCCTCCCTTCTTGAATCCTCTCATCTACAGTCTCAGGAACAAACAGGTAAAGGAAGCTGTGAGGAGAGTTATGCAAAGACAGTTGTTCTCAGGGAAATGA